TATTATTGCATAAGGATATGtttgtaatataaattatttttcccctttaatATATgtgaacaaatatatattataatacttATTAAGCAAACATTCACTAATTTAtgattaattatatattaaaaaatttggtgcattaatatatataccattGTCTAATTTAGAattattcactttttaatgcattattacaaaaattattatagtTGTTAACTTATTTACATTTCATCATAAATTCCCTTATTAGTGACTTATGAAATAAATCAAatgaaaattgtcatataactaacaTTTATACTGATTCTCATACATTTTCGAATTCATAAGCATAAACAAcacaaaaggaaacaacaaagctATCCAattccttaaattccttacgtttactattttagcaacctcatggaaatattccagagaagtattcatttaacaattaaatttaatattttgtacgataatattttctacaatatGAAGAGTTTCATAGTTTTATttcatgaagaaaaatagattaatatttaaataataatatccTTTCACAATTACAAATATGTACCCTATCCCTACACTCTAAACGCTGAACCCTAAacttaaccctaaaccttaTACATTACGATGTAACGTTGTACATTCCAAATGTGTTACATATACGATGTGCGTTCTACATATGATGTGACTTTACATTCCAAATGTATGTTACATACGATGTATTACATACGATGTGAAGTTACATTCCAATGTATACTACACACGACGATGTTTCATTCCAAATGTGTTACATACAATGACGTTACATTGGACCATAGCCAATGTTCCTTTGCCCTGCGTTGTTCCCTCTTCTTTGGCTAGGTGCTGTTGGTGTACGTTCGTTATATATGGTAGAATTGTCTGTTCCACATAATGTGGAAGTTTCGGCTTGATATATTGTGAACGTGTCCGGTGCATGTTCAGTGATCGTGTCTGTGAATGTATCGAAATTGTGCGTGTTGAATGCTCTTTTTATTCTGTTGCTTCCTCCAAAAGTGTTACGTAAGCCGGAAAATAAGGGCGTATACTAAGAAAGGAATAAGGGGAGAGGTTGAATATATGTGCAGAATATATATGgcaatgtttattttttacgtccAAAATTCATGGGAAAAGGAATTTATCCgttatattttgcaaatacGTGCCtatgtgcatatttgtgTAAATGTGTGTAAATGTAATTGTAACCTTATATAACAAGAAAACAAGGGAACCCATTGCTACTATAGGCAAAGTGGTAGATACGGCAAGGATGCTTTTGTTGGTGGCGGTAGTAGAGGGGGAGGGTGTTGGAACTGTTACAAGTTGCCCCTGTAATGGATCCCTTCCTGTCGCCTGTCTGGATACTTCAGCATTCCCTTGTGTTGCAGCATCCCCTAATGTTTGTATTTCCGCAGGAGTTCTAGGGAGCCCCTCAACTGCTTCGGGGATATCCCGATGTGCAGAATTTGCAGTAGGTACTTTCTGCGAAGAAGACTCCTCACCCTCTGTGTCTGATGAGGGCTCTACTTCCTGCACTGTAGAACATGCTAAAACTGGTAGCTTCTGACCATCGCGTCTTCCATACTTATTCTCGAACTCCTTACAATAATCATATTCCATATTACTTATACAATTATTACGTACAGAACTATAGGCCTCTTCCACTTCCTTCAGGTAACcaccatattttttagaacACTCGTTACCGCTATTACTTATAAGTTTCTGCAAATCATTGTAGTCGTAGAAGTAatcaaatattttcttcctctgatGGAAAATATTACTGTCAGTAGTAATAGGGTAGTCCATTTGACAATTATATGTCCTTACTTGGTTCTCTAGTGTATTGTAAATCATATTCATATAGTtcgaaaatataataaaatttaaattatcgGGTAATAAACTTCctacataataatataagaaACTGCAGCGTTTTGCATCTAATTCCCTCTGGTACTTTACCATAGTTATGTAACACCACGCTTCTATAATTTTATCTACATATTCTTGAATCTTAGTATTATGTTTTAATGTATTCTTCTGAATtctgaacaaataaatatgctcAGAATAACAATTGTTCTCTTGCAATTTACTATACATCCTCCGTGAGGGTAATTGATCCAAAGGGTCCATCTATAAATGTAATTAGTGgagtatgtatgtatttttatgtgtTCGAATACTGCCTcttcaaaattaatatacCATGGGTGGAACATTGTATGTATACTATTAAAATAactattttatgtatataaaaaagaaagagggGGGATAATGGTCAGTACCTGCTCTGTgatttagggttcagggtttagggtttaggacTCAGGGTTACTGGTTTAGAGTTTAGGCTTCAGGATTTTAGGTTCAAGCTTTTGAgcttttgttttattatttatgtttatattttaggCTTCAG
The sequence above is a segment of the Plasmodium cynomolgi strain B DNA, scaffold: 0229, whole genome shotgun sequence genome. Coding sequences within it:
- a CDS encoding hypothetical protein (putative), with protein sequence MYSKLQENNCYSEHIYLFRIQKNTLKHNTKIQEYVDKIIEAWCYITMVKYQRELDAKRCSFLYYYVGSLLPDNLNFIIFSNYMNMIYNTLENQVRTYNCQMDYPITTDSNIFHQRKKIFDYFYDYNDLQKLISNSGNECSKKYGGYLKEVEEAYSSVRNNCISNMEYDYCKEFENKYGRRDGQKLPVLACSTVQEVEPSSDTEGEESSSQKVPTANSAHRDIPEAVEGLPRTPAEIQTLGDAATQGNAEVSRQATGRDPLQGQLVTVPTPSPSTTATNKSILAVSTTLPIVTITFTHIYTNMHIGTYLQNITDKFLFP